From the genome of Solidesulfovibrio carbinolicus, one region includes:
- a CDS encoding NHLP leader peptide family RiPP precursor: MKTVNWEAIIDKAGADADFKQRLLADPSKALGEEGVAVPDGVTVKVVESTDKEVWLVLPHKHSSIKFLSPYVAVCEDPEVPAGDSKSCQNPAAGCAI, encoded by the coding sequence ATGAAAACCGTGAATTGGGAAGCCATTATCGACAAGGCCGGAGCCGATGCCGACTTCAAGCAGCGTTTGCTCGCCGATCCGTCGAAAGCCCTTGGCGAGGAAGGCGTTGCCGTGCCCGACGGCGTCACCGTCAAGGTGGTGGAGTCCACGGACAAGGAAGTGTGGCTGGTGCTGCCCCACAAACACAGCAGCATCAAATTTTTAAGCCCTTACGTGGCCGTGTGCGAGGACCCGGAGGTCCCGGCCGGCGACTCCAAGAGCTGTCAGAATCCGGCTGCCGGCTGCGCCATCTAA
- a CDS encoding TMEM165/GDT1 family protein: protein MDWKLFATTFATIFVAELGDKTQLACVLTAADSRNPWVVFAGSSLALIATSLLGVVFADFICNFVSPAIIKKVAAVAFVVMGTLIYFDKL from the coding sequence ATGGACTGGAAACTGTTTGCGACGACGTTTGCCACGATTTTCGTGGCCGAGCTGGGCGACAAGACGCAGCTGGCCTGCGTGCTGACGGCGGCGGATTCGAGAAACCCCTGGGTGGTTTTTGCCGGATCGAGTCTGGCCTTGATCGCCACCTCGCTTCTGGGCGTGGTCTTTGCGGACTTCATTTGCAATTTCGTGTCTCCGGCCATCATCAAGAAGGTCGCGGCCGTGGCCTTCGTGGTCATGGGGACGCTTATTTATTTCGACAAATTGTAG
- a CDS encoding DMT family transporter, giving the protein MARTILLGALAALFFSATFILNRAMSLEGGHWLWSASLRYAFMLPILLLWTLASGGPRAVAEALRLFGRNPLFWTLAGSIGFGVFYAGVTLAAAYSPGWVTATTWQATILATPLVLAALGRRVPKKGLAFTGAIFAGIVLVNIEQAGPLADVGSLWGVAAVLTAALAYPLGNQLVWEARHGGKGRIPRIDQPSLDAGRTPTLLLTIGSIPFWLVLIAVTQPPPPSQGQVIQTGLVALSAGVIATTLFLRARSRAKNAYELAAVDATQALEVVFCLAGETLLLAAPLPGPLGAAGIALAVGGLVLYVCRQV; this is encoded by the coding sequence ATGGCACGCACCATCCTTCTTGGCGCGCTGGCGGCGCTGTTTTTCAGCGCGACCTTCATCCTCAACCGGGCCATGAGCCTGGAAGGCGGCCATTGGCTGTGGTCGGCCAGCCTGCGCTACGCCTTCATGCTGCCCATCCTCCTGCTGTGGACCCTGGCTTCCGGCGGACCCAGGGCCGTGGCCGAGGCCTTGCGGCTTTTCGGGCGCAATCCGCTGTTCTGGACCCTGGCCGGCTCCATCGGCTTTGGCGTGTTCTACGCCGGCGTCACCCTGGCCGCGGCCTATTCCCCGGGCTGGGTCACGGCCACCACCTGGCAGGCCACCATCCTGGCCACGCCGCTGGTTTTGGCGGCCCTCGGCCGGCGGGTGCCCAAGAAAGGCCTGGCCTTCACCGGGGCCATCTTCGCCGGCATCGTGTTGGTCAATATCGAGCAGGCCGGCCCCCTGGCCGATGTCGGCAGCCTGTGGGGCGTGGCCGCCGTCCTGACCGCCGCCCTGGCCTACCCCCTGGGCAACCAGCTCGTCTGGGAGGCCCGCCATGGCGGCAAGGGCCGCATCCCGCGCATCGACCAGCCAAGCCTGGACGCCGGGCGCACGCCCACGCTGCTTCTCACCATCGGCTCGATCCCCTTCTGGCTCGTGCTCATCGCGGTCACCCAGCCGCCGCCGCCAAGCCAGGGCCAGGTGATCCAGACCGGGCTTGTGGCCCTGTCCGCCGGGGTCATCGCCACGACGCTTTTTCTGCGCGCCCGCAGCCGGGCCAAGAACGCCTACGAGCTGGCCGCCGTGGACGCCACCCAGGCCCTTGAGGTGGTCTTTTGCCTGGCCGGCGAGACGCTGCTTTTAGCCGCGCCCCTGCCCGGCCCCCTGGGGGCGGCCGGCATCGCCCTGGCCGTGGGGGGGCTGGTGCTCTACGTCTGCCGCCAAGTCTGA
- a CDS encoding sensor histidine kinase, with protein MTDAPKTTILTMDDAEILREAMAAYLENHGYRVLQAADGREGLEIFEAARPDLVLIDLRMPVLGGMEVLARLREAAPDTPTIVVSGTGLLQDALEAIRLGAWDFITKPMADMAVLLHAVDKALDRARLINENRRHREHLESEIARRTLALERSLEEKKVLLAEIHHRVKNNLQIILGLVAIQAEEADSDAERERFSRLETRVRSMALIHQQLYKHGDLSTIDMAEYAQALIGSLVAIFRHAMAGVEVVCDCQPFQLGLGKAVPCGLLLNELVSNACKHAFAPGQGGRLTIRMALENGQAAIEVADDGRGPGPDFSLETAQTMGMTLVRELTRQLEGIIRRLPGPGLHLAVAFPVGQGGAKPAS; from the coding sequence ATGACCGACGCCCCCAAGACCACCATCCTGACCATGGACGACGCCGAGATCCTGCGCGAAGCCATGGCCGCCTACCTGGAAAACCATGGCTACCGGGTGCTCCAGGCCGCCGACGGCCGGGAGGGCCTGGAGATCTTCGAGGCGGCCCGGCCCGATCTGGTGCTCATCGACCTGCGGATGCCGGTTCTTGGCGGCATGGAGGTGCTGGCCCGGCTGCGCGAGGCCGCCCCGGACACGCCCACCATCGTGGTTTCGGGCACGGGCCTGTTGCAGGACGCCCTGGAGGCCATCCGCCTGGGGGCCTGGGATTTTATCACCAAGCCCATGGCCGACATGGCCGTGCTGCTCCACGCCGTGGACAAGGCCCTGGACCGGGCCAGGCTCATCAATGAAAACCGCCGCCACCGGGAGCACCTCGAAAGCGAAATCGCCCGGCGCACCCTGGCCCTGGAGCGCTCCCTGGAAGAAAAAAAGGTGCTCCTGGCCGAGATCCACCACCGGGTCAAAAACAACCTGCAAATCATCCTGGGGCTGGTCGCCATCCAGGCCGAGGAAGCCGACAGCGACGCCGAACGCGAACGTTTTTCCCGCCTGGAAACCCGGGTGCGCTCCATGGCGCTCATTCACCAGCAACTCTACAAGCACGGCGATCTGTCCACCATCGACATGGCCGAATACGCCCAGGCCCTGATCGGCTCCCTGGTGGCCATCTTTCGCCACGCCATGGCCGGGGTGGAAGTCGTGTGCGACTGCCAGCCCTTCCAGCTTGGCCTGGGCAAGGCCGTGCCCTGCGGGCTGCTTTTAAATGAACTGGTCTCTAACGCCTGCAAACATGCCTTCGCTCCAGGCCAGGGCGGCCGGCTGACCATCCGCATGGCCCTGGAAAACGGCCAGGCCGCCATCGAGGTGGCCGACGACGGCCGGGGGCCGGGGCCGGATTTCTCCCTGGAAACCGCCCAGACCATGGGCATGACCCTCGTGCGGGAACTCACGCGCCAGCTCGAAGGGATCATCCGCCGCCTGCCCGGGCCGGGCCTGCATCTGGCCGTGGCCTTCCCGGTCGGCCAGGGAGGGGCCAAACCGGCCTCCTGA
- a CDS encoding glycosyltransferase family 39 protein — MNVNRQSISRDPGTTTFFCLAILLSVGAWLRLHNLGAPSMWADEMQAAFGASFPLDYLARWIMQVEVHPPTYHLLLKIFLFFGDADAILRLPSALCGIATIYLVYRLAAESQGEEAGLFAAALLTGNSLHIWISRQVRPYGVLVFLFSLSLLYFLRFLRDGTEKNFRRFLLANIPVVLFHLLSVLILAAQAVILLCTTLGRRTRPRQLAVFCVASAVCFLPVSPVLLKTMLHRPDLTTPSPLGKVIQDTLGNLSGLFDFFQTGWTLPAYLVPLGLGLVRLGFVSRLSLGVTAAFVLTPLAIIILKHYAAYYFSTHLAFMLPVLLIPAGLGAAMACPFGKRAAGVLSVCLALALGASVFSKNGDKLYREDSLVVTWWNFGNFKAMARTLKDYATEKAMIVFNDPLLEKATDWYYRQEHRRSFMAAQGLTPQDKQATLHVMDIHDNFSGLSDVLERAKRGGNFLATSRAEKLHIATLSFPRFPITAIDSLPFTVTYTAEPDDVLARAYALKDVGLKTDGSRFLRAARYDSPGVVAYCLENTTRAPIDFIAVGVQFENTGKDNQISLEYAFDAGPPVRKLLTKGPDTRRFSYDTIQPPGEFRTLHLKVEMACRQITAQKVEGNLETLLVKSVFVALCDPQTQGPCSTGIMDWHNKMLQASYIAEYFLQSGPEQAFSVTDPSAATSHSEKAGWEILSPVSDDRPVLLHVNLRSAGQDLVFYPRVGGNSSIRAFQVGPDGAQNTIMTIPGIPGHWSPVAAQYPLPEIQGEMFIELKGKQAQLWRTQDTVLFSRDSYRVP; from the coding sequence ATGAACGTCAATCGCCAAAGCATATCCCGTGACCCGGGGACCACGACCTTCTTTTGCCTGGCCATCCTCCTGAGCGTCGGCGCCTGGCTTCGCCTGCACAACCTGGGAGCGCCCTCCATGTGGGCCGACGAAATGCAGGCCGCGTTCGGCGCGTCATTTCCCCTTGACTATCTGGCGCGATGGATCATGCAGGTGGAGGTCCATCCTCCGACCTACCATCTCCTGCTCAAAATCTTTCTGTTCTTTGGCGATGCGGACGCCATCCTGCGACTCCCTTCCGCCCTATGCGGCATAGCGACCATCTACCTCGTGTACCGCCTGGCCGCCGAAAGCCAGGGCGAAGAAGCCGGGCTCTTTGCCGCCGCCTTGTTGACCGGCAACAGTTTGCACATCTGGATATCCCGTCAGGTTCGCCCCTACGGCGTCCTGGTCTTCCTGTTCAGTCTGAGCCTGCTGTATTTTTTGCGTTTTCTGCGAGACGGAACCGAGAAAAATTTCCGCCGCTTTCTGCTGGCCAACATCCCGGTGGTGCTCTTTCATTTGTTAAGCGTCCTGATTTTGGCGGCCCAAGCCGTCATTTTGCTCTGCACAACCCTTGGCAGGCGCACGCGGCCCAGGCAGCTCGCCGTGTTTTGCGTCGCTTCGGCCGTGTGCTTCCTGCCGGTCAGCCCGGTCCTTCTCAAAACCATGCTGCACCGACCCGATCTGACCACACCAAGCCCCTTGGGCAAAGTCATCCAGGACACGCTTGGCAATCTTTCGGGCTTGTTCGACTTTTTCCAAACGGGCTGGACGTTGCCGGCATACCTTGTCCCCTTGGGCTTGGGACTTGTCCGCCTGGGCTTCGTCTCCCGGCTGAGCCTGGGGGTGACCGCCGCCTTTGTCCTGACCCCTCTTGCCATCATCATCCTCAAACACTACGCCGCCTATTATTTCTCCACGCATCTGGCCTTCATGCTCCCGGTGCTCCTGATTCCGGCGGGGCTCGGAGCGGCCATGGCCTGCCCCTTCGGGAAACGTGCCGCCGGGGTCTTGTCGGTCTGCCTGGCCCTGGCGCTTGGCGCTTCCGTGTTTTCCAAGAACGGGGACAAGCTGTACCGCGAAGACTCCCTGGTCGTTACTTGGTGGAATTTCGGCAATTTCAAGGCCATGGCCAGGACTTTGAAAGACTATGCGACAGAAAAGGCGATGATCGTATTCAACGATCCGCTTCTTGAAAAGGCGACAGACTGGTACTACCGGCAAGAACACCGACGCAGTTTCATGGCTGCACAAGGGCTCACCCCGCAGGACAAGCAGGCGACCCTGCACGTGATGGATATTCACGACAATTTCAGCGGGCTTTCCGACGTCCTGGAGCGAGCCAAGCGTGGCGGCAACTTCCTGGCGACGTCTCGGGCTGAAAAACTGCACATCGCCACCCTGTCCTTTCCCCGGTTTCCCATCACGGCAATCGACAGCCTGCCCTTTACCGTCACCTACACTGCCGAACCCGACGATGTGTTGGCGCGTGCCTACGCCCTCAAGGACGTTGGCCTGAAGACGGACGGCTCCCGTTTCTTGCGTGCCGCGCGCTATGACTCCCCAGGCGTGGTTGCGTATTGTCTGGAAAACACCACCCGCGCGCCCATCGATTTCATCGCCGTGGGCGTCCAATTCGAAAACACGGGCAAGGACAATCAGATCAGCCTGGAATATGCTTTCGACGCCGGGCCGCCGGTTCGAAAACTCCTGACCAAAGGCCCCGACACGCGCCGGTTCTCCTACGACACGATCCAGCCACCTGGGGAATTCCGCACGCTCCATCTGAAAGTGGAAATGGCCTGCCGGCAGATCACTGCCCAAAAAGTCGAAGGCAACCTTGAGACGTTGTTGGTCAAAAGCGTCTTTGTCGCCCTGTGCGACCCCCAAACCCAGGGACCATGCAGCACAGGCATCATGGACTGGCACAACAAAATGCTGCAAGCCTCCTATATCGCCGAGTATTTTTTACAGTCTGGACCCGAACAGGCATTTTCCGTCACGGATCCGTCGGCCGCGACATCGCATTCCGAAAAGGCGGGCTGGGAAATCCTTTCGCCGGTCTCGGACGACCGCCCTGTCCTGTTGCACGTTAATCTCCGGTCAGCGGGCCAGGATCTTGTGTTTTACCCCCGGGTGGGCGGCAACAGTTCGATTCGGGCTTTCCAGGTCGGCCCGGACGGCGCGCAGAACACCATTATGACGATTCCGGGCATTCCCGGGCATTGGTCGCCTGTCGCCGCCCAATATCCGCTGCCGGAAATACAGGGAGAAATGTTCATCGAACTCAAGGGGAAACAGGCGCAGTTGTGGCGCACCCAAGATACGGTGCTCTTTTCCCGTGACTCGTATCGCGTCCCTTGA
- a CDS encoding GGDEF domain-containing protein, whose translation MKLDIMTLLVMNLIVNAVSAWAMAVIWRENRRQYPGIGYWLANMLLQTGGLALILMRGRLPDVFCVLLANLMMQSGAVLLLAGLARFTEARWRQGRNLALLAAFTLAMAYSLYVAPDMQARQIIVSASIILITGQAAWLLLREVGPRFRAVTNLTGYVLVGFVATSLARIVLIVTNPSGAQDFFNSGTADALAITLYTTLNACLAICLVLAVNRRLLADVGALKDKLEILATHDALTGLPNRPLFYDRLAVALAGARRQDLQLAIMSVDLDGFKGVNDSLGHPAGDALLREAARRLAGCLRASDTVSRFGGDEFVLLIGDVGGPGDALAVAAKILVAFREPFVLAGQEAHVSTSIGVALSPAHGREIEELVRRSDEALYRAKAGGRDACRLYGEDAA comes from the coding sequence ATGAAACTGGACATCATGACGCTCCTCGTCATGAACCTCATCGTCAACGCCGTCAGCGCCTGGGCCATGGCCGTCATCTGGCGCGAAAACCGGCGACAGTATCCGGGCATCGGCTACTGGCTGGCCAACATGCTCCTGCAAACCGGCGGACTGGCCCTGATCCTCATGCGGGGCCGGCTGCCGGACGTGTTCTGCGTGCTTCTCGCCAACCTCATGATGCAGTCCGGGGCCGTGCTGCTGCTGGCGGGCCTTGCGCGCTTCACCGAAGCGCGCTGGCGCCAGGGCCGCAACCTCGCCCTTCTGGCCGCGTTCACCCTGGCCATGGCCTACTCGCTCTACGTCGCCCCGGACATGCAGGCCCGCCAGATCATCGTCTCGGCCTCCATCATCCTGATCACCGGACAAGCCGCCTGGCTGCTGCTGCGGGAGGTCGGGCCGCGTTTTCGGGCCGTCACCAACCTTACGGGCTACGTCCTGGTCGGCTTTGTGGCCACAAGCCTGGCGCGCATTGTCCTCATTGTGACCAACCCGTCGGGCGCCCAGGACTTTTTCAATTCCGGCACGGCCGACGCCCTGGCCATCACCCTGTATACGACCCTCAACGCCTGTCTGGCCATCTGCCTGGTGTTGGCCGTCAACCGGCGGCTTTTGGCCGACGTGGGGGCGCTCAAGGACAAGCTGGAAATCCTGGCTACCCACGACGCCCTGACCGGCCTGCCCAACCGGCCGCTTTTCTACGACCGTCTGGCCGTGGCCCTGGCCGGGGCCAGACGCCAGGACCTCCAACTGGCCATCATGTCCGTGGACCTCGACGGCTTCAAGGGCGTCAACGACAGCCTGGGCCATCCGGCCGGGGACGCGCTCCTTCGGGAGGCGGCCCGGCGTCTGGCCGGGTGCCTGCGCGCCTCGGATACGGTGTCGCGCTTTGGGGGCGACGAGTTCGTGCTGCTCATTGGCGACGTCGGCGGCCCCGGCGATGCCCTGGCCGTGGCCGCCAAGATCCTGGTCGCTTTCCGGGAGCCATTTGTGCTTGCCGGCCAGGAGGCACACGTTTCCACCAGCATCGGCGTGGCCTTGTCTCCGGCCCATGGCCGGGAGATCGAGGAACTCGTGCGCCGCTCCGACGAAGCCCTGTACCGGGCCAAGGCCGGAGGCCGGGACGCCTGCCGGCTCTACGGCGAAGACGCGGCCTGA
- a CDS encoding HD domain-containing protein encodes MIRRDDALALIRAQNPNPGLLAHGRQTEAVMRALAERLEHDPELWGVTGLIHDLDYPATAETPERHGLALRELLPPDSLPEEALAAIAAHNDEHTGHAPATPFDYALRCAESVTGIISAAALVRPDKMTGLAAKSIKKKMKDKAFAANVRRANILECDKAGLPLDEFLTLAIAAIAGVAAETGLA; translated from the coding sequence ATGATCCGCCGCGACGACGCCCTGGCCCTGATCCGGGCCCAAAACCCCAACCCCGGCCTTTTGGCCCACGGCCGGCAGACCGAGGCCGTCATGCGCGCCCTGGCCGAGCGCCTGGAACACGACCCGGAGTTGTGGGGCGTAACCGGCCTGATCCATGACCTGGACTACCCGGCCACGGCCGAAACGCCCGAACGCCACGGCTTGGCCCTGCGCGAACTCTTGCCGCCGGACTCCCTGCCCGAGGAAGCCCTGGCCGCCATCGCCGCCCACAACGACGAACACACCGGCCACGCCCCGGCCACGCCCTTTGACTACGCCCTGCGTTGCGCCGAGTCGGTCACCGGCATCATCAGCGCCGCCGCCCTGGTGCGGCCCGACAAAATGACCGGCCTGGCCGCCAAGAGCATCAAAAAGAAGATGAAGGACAAGGCCTTTGCCGCGAACGTCCGGCGGGCCAACATTCTCGAATGCGACAAGGCCGGGCTGCCCCTGGACGAATTTCTGACCCTGGCCATCGCCGCCATCGCCGGCGTGGCCGCCGAAACCGGTCTGGCCTAG
- a CDS encoding sulfite exporter TauE/SafE family protein, whose product MDMLNDAARFIQLDPAGICFLFIVGFIGGLVSGFIGSGGAFVLTPGMMSLGVPGTVAVASNMCHKFPKALVGSIKRYKYGQVDIKLGLYLAAFAGIGVQIGIKIQNYVLNLWGPAGSDLYVSVSFVAVLVVVGGIVMRDALASAKSCGAEQTCSLALRLQKIELWPMMTFKKANLRISMWFLLPVGLATGLLAATIAVGGFVGVPGMIYILGASSLVASATELVIAFVMGLAGSVNWAMQGMVDIRLTLIILAGSLLGVQLGAIGTTFVKEHMIKIVMGTIMLIVALSRGFAMPKYLAKLGLMDVSEPTIALLDKVSFGFMVVSLVVGAVIILGSMVRAKRPAAVAATSEA is encoded by the coding sequence ATGGATATGCTTAACGACGCCGCCCGGTTCATCCAGCTCGATCCGGCCGGAATCTGTTTCCTCTTCATTGTCGGCTTCATCGGCGGCCTGGTCAGCGGATTTATCGGTTCCGGCGGGGCCTTTGTGCTCACCCCGGGCATGATGAGCCTGGGCGTGCCCGGCACGGTCGCCGTGGCTTCCAACATGTGCCACAAGTTCCCCAAGGCCCTGGTCGGCTCCATCAAGCGCTACAAGTACGGCCAGGTGGACATCAAGCTCGGGCTGTATCTGGCCGCGTTCGCCGGCATCGGCGTGCAGATCGGCATCAAGATTCAGAATTATGTCCTCAATCTGTGGGGACCGGCCGGTTCGGACCTCTATGTGAGCGTATCGTTCGTGGCCGTGCTGGTGGTGGTCGGCGGCATCGTCATGCGCGACGCCCTGGCTTCGGCCAAGTCCTGCGGCGCGGAGCAGACCTGCTCCCTGGCCTTGCGGCTCCAGAAGATCGAGCTGTGGCCCATGATGACCTTTAAAAAGGCCAATCTGCGCATTTCCATGTGGTTTCTGCTGCCCGTGGGCCTGGCCACCGGCTTGCTCGCCGCCACCATCGCCGTGGGCGGCTTTGTCGGCGTGCCGGGCATGATCTACATCCTGGGCGCGTCGAGCCTGGTGGCCTCGGCCACGGAGCTGGTCATCGCCTTTGTCATGGGTTTGGCCGGCTCGGTCAACTGGGCCATGCAGGGCATGGTGGACATCCGCCTCACGCTCATCATCCTGGCCGGCTCGCTTCTGGGCGTGCAGCTCGGGGCCATCGGCACCACCTTTGTCAAGGAGCACATGATCAAGATCGTCATGGGCACGATCATGCTCATCGTGGCCCTGTCACGCGGGTTCGCCATGCCCAAGTACCTGGCCAAACTCGGGCTCATGGACGTGAGCGAGCCGACCATCGCCTTGCTGGACAAGGTGAGCTTCGGCTTCATGGTGGTCTCGCTGGTGGTCGGCGCGGTCATCATCCTGGGCAGCATGGTCCGAGCCAAGCGTCCGGCTGCGGTGGCAGCGACGTCCGAGGCCTAG
- a CDS encoding ATP-binding protein has translation MKNPARTMLGRLLNRSMATLLVAVALLAALPATLAILWTSFEARGRAEAEVTANLVTLTRSLAAVQEAINRQALGMLETLRATRAVAQRDLPAANRLFTTVLADRPELSNVFLTDAAGRVIASGLPPFLGQDLSDRKYFRDAAASKRPGIGDFIFGRTTGKPILVYAIPLLDGNGELAGVLGLSYFLDGYERFVAGLAMPPHVRVTLLDPSGRRMVAYPPSPIYPLGQPAFPPIWEHVRDAAADAVTFTSPRPTGQVALLSSLRLRQFPDAPPYLTIVLSSARDEAFAEADLLLGRGLTLAVVAALLALALARLAGRAAIGRGIESLDRAAAALAGGDLSARAAVDGGAAEVRRLGESFNAMADTIEIRQHELADAAKALEQLRGQLSNILESMPSAIIGLDAAGRVTHLNAQAATLFGLPREAVIGREAASALPFLAGHMAALEDALRQRRSLLLERMPLRRGEDDRLMNMLFYPLVANGAEGVVIRLDDVTERERLRELMIQTEKMMSVGGLAAGMAHEINNPLGSILQAAQVLELQLDPALPANQEAARKLGLNLDAVRAYLEARKVLKFLAGIREAGLRAASIVSSMLEFSRQSDSRHVQADLRAMADKSLSLAESDYDLKKRYDFRHINIERDYPEEPVSVFCAPTEIEQVLLNLFKNAAQALAGVAGQGKTPTIAVRVRALPEAGEIVVADNGPGMDEATRARVFEPFFTTKPAGEGTGLGLSVSYFIIVNNHGGGIRMDAEPGAGTRCTITLPRREPS, from the coding sequence ATGAAGAACCCTGCTCGCACGATGCTCGGCAGGCTTTTGAACCGGTCCATGGCCACCTTGCTGGTGGCCGTGGCGCTGTTGGCCGCCTTGCCGGCCACCCTGGCCATCCTCTGGACCAGCTTTGAGGCCCGGGGCCGGGCCGAAGCCGAGGTCACGGCCAATCTCGTGACCCTGACGCGCAGCCTAGCCGCCGTCCAGGAGGCCATCAACCGCCAGGCCCTGGGGATGCTCGAAACCCTGCGCGCCACCCGGGCCGTGGCCCAGCGCGACCTGCCGGCCGCCAACAGGCTCTTCACCACCGTCCTGGCCGACCGGCCCGAACTGTCCAACGTCTTTTTGACCGACGCCGCCGGCCGGGTCATCGCCTCGGGACTGCCGCCGTTTTTGGGCCAGGACCTGTCCGACCGCAAATACTTCCGCGACGCGGCCGCTTCCAAGCGGCCAGGAATCGGCGATTTCATCTTCGGGCGCACCACGGGCAAGCCCATCCTCGTCTACGCCATCCCCTTGCTTGACGGCAATGGTGAGCTTGCCGGCGTTCTGGGGCTGTCCTATTTCCTCGACGGCTACGAACGCTTCGTGGCCGGTCTGGCCATGCCGCCCCATGTCCGGGTGACCCTGCTCGACCCTTCGGGCCGGCGCATGGTGGCCTACCCGCCAAGCCCAATCTATCCCCTGGGCCAGCCGGCTTTTCCCCCGATCTGGGAGCATGTCCGCGACGCGGCTGCCGACGCCGTGACCTTCACGAGCCCCCGCCCCACCGGCCAGGTCGCCCTCTTGAGCTCCCTGCGCCTGCGGCAGTTCCCGGACGCGCCGCCCTACCTGACCATCGTCCTGTCCAGCGCCCGCGACGAAGCCTTTGCCGAGGCCGATCTGCTCCTGGGCCGGGGCCTGACCCTGGCCGTGGTCGCCGCCCTGCTGGCCCTGGCCCTGGCCCGGCTGGCCGGCCGGGCGGCCATCGGGCGCGGCATCGAAAGCCTGGACCGGGCCGCCGCCGCCCTGGCCGGCGGCGACCTGTCCGCCCGGGCCGCCGTTGACGGCGGGGCGGCCGAGGTCCGGCGTTTGGGCGAGAGCTTCAACGCCATGGCCGACACCATCGAAATCCGCCAGCATGAGCTGGCCGACGCGGCCAAGGCCTTGGAACAACTGCGCGGGCAACTCAGCAACATCCTGGAATCCATGCCCTCGGCCATCATCGGTCTGGACGCCGCCGGCCGCGTCACCCATTTAAACGCCCAGGCGGCGACCCTGTTCGGCCTGCCGCGCGAGGCCGTCATCGGTCGGGAGGCGGCGTCCGCCCTGCCGTTTCTGGCCGGCCATATGGCCGCCCTGGAAGACGCCCTGCGCCAGCGCCGCAGCCTGCTGTTGGAGCGCATGCCCCTGCGCCGGGGTGAAGACGACCGGCTCATGAACATGCTGTTTTATCCGCTGGTGGCCAACGGGGCCGAAGGGGTGGTCATTCGCCTGGACGACGTCACCGAGCGAGAGCGGCTGCGCGAACTCATGATCCAGACCGAGAAAATGATGAGTGTGGGCGGCCTGGCCGCCGGCATGGCCCACGAGATTAACAATCCGCTCGGCAGCATCCTCCAGGCCGCCCAGGTGCTGGAACTCCAGCTCGACCCGGCCCTGCCGGCCAACCAGGAAGCGGCCCGCAAGCTCGGCCTGAACCTTGATGCCGTGCGCGCCTACCTCGAAGCCCGCAAGGTGCTCAAATTCTTGGCCGGCATCCGCGAGGCCGGCCTGCGCGCCGCCTCCATCGTGTCCAGCATGTTGGAATTTTCCCGCCAAAGCGACTCGCGCCATGTCCAGGCCGACCTGCGGGCCATGGCCGACAAGAGCCTGAGCCTGGCCGAAAGCGATTATGACCTCAAAAAACGCTACGATTTCAGACACATCAACATCGAACGCGACTATCCTGAGGAGCCGGTTTCGGTGTTCTGCGCGCCCACGGAAATCGAGCAGGTGCTGCTGAACCTGTTTAAAAACGCCGCCCAGGCCCTGGCCGGGGTGGCCGGCCAAGGCAAGACCCCGACCATTGCCGTGCGGGTGCGGGCGTTGCCCGAGGCCGGGGAAATCGTGGTGGCCGACAACGGCCCGGGCATGGACGAGGCCACGCGCGCCCGGGTGTTCGAGCCCTTTTTCACCACCAAGCCGGCCGGCGAGGGCACCGGCCTTGGTCTGTCGGTGTCCTATTTCATCATCGTCAACAACCACGGCGGGGGAATCCGCATGGACGCCGAGCCGGGAGCCGGGACGCGCTGCACCATCACCCTGCCCCGCCGGGAGCCGTCGTGA
- a CDS encoding response regulator, with protein MNAAPAVLVLDDEELLRESLALYLETHDFAVLQAGSAEEALALLPDHPCRAAVVDIRLPGLTGLDFIARAHAVWPGMRFVVYTGSPGVRPGPELAAAGLGPDDIIAKPAAGLEILADALRRVLGESGEAP; from the coding sequence GTGAACGCCGCCCCGGCCGTCCTTGTCCTTGACGACGAGGAACTGTTGCGCGAAAGCCTGGCCCTGTACCTGGAGACCCATGACTTTGCCGTGCTCCAGGCCGGCAGCGCCGAGGAAGCTCTGGCCTTGCTGCCGGATCATCCCTGCCGGGCGGCCGTGGTGGACATCCGGTTGCCGGGACTGACCGGCCTGGATTTCATCGCCCGGGCCCATGCCGTCTGGCCGGGGATGCGCTTTGTCGTCTACACCGGCTCGCCGGGCGTGCGGCCGGGGCCGGAACTTGCGGCCGCCGGCCTTGGCCCGGACGACATCATCGCCAAACCCGCCGCCGGCCTGGAAATCCTGGCCGACGCCTTGCGCCGGGTCCTTGGCGAGAGCGGAGAAGCGCCATGA